A window of the Plasmodium vinckei vinckei genome assembly, chromosome: PVVCY_08 genome harbors these coding sequences:
- a CDS encoding S-adenosylmethionine synthetase, putative produces the protein MDQLKIKRGNFLFTSESVNEGHPDKICDQISDAILDACLKEDPESKVACEVCAKKNFIFIFGEITTKAKVNYDQVTRDVLKHIGYDDEKKGLDYKNAEIKVFIDEQSPDIAQCVHENKQPELIGAGDQGIMFGYATDETENYMPLTHHYATLLGKRLTEVRKLGILPYLGPDGKTQITIEYKNKASGVYHMEPIRVHTVLISTQHSENIKYEQLKSDLMENVVKYVIPEKLLDKDTLYYLNPSGKFVIGGPAADAGLTGRKIICDTYGGWGAHGGGAFSGKDASKVDRSAAYYLRYIAKSLVANKFCRRVLVQASYSIGIANPVSLNVNSYGTVSTGYTDYDLEQIILRNFDLRPGFIIDELKLKEPIFSKTSAYGHFGRDDKSFTWEKVKDLTHEKNVLKN, from the coding sequence atggaccaattaaaaataaaaagaggcaactttttatttacttcGGAATCTGTTAATGAAGGACACCCCGATAAAATTTGTGATCAAATATCTGATGCAATTTTAGATGCCTGCTTAAAGGAAGATCCTGAAAGCAAAGTTGCTTGTGAAGTATGCGCaaagaaaaattttatttttatttttggaGAAATAACAACAAAAGCAAAGGTAAATTATGATCAAGTCACAAGGGATGTCTTAAAACACATAGGATatgatgatgaaaaaaaaggtttagattataaaaatgctGAAATAAAAGTATTCATTGATGAACAATCACCTGATATTGCACAATGTGTACATGAAAATAAGCAACCTGAATTAATCGGTGCTGGAGACCAAGGTATAATGTTTGGATATGCCACCGATGAAACCGAAAATTATATGCCACTAACACATCACTATGCAACTTTACTAGGAAAAAGATTAACAGAAGTTCGTAAATTAGGAATATTACCATATTTAGGACCTGATGGAAAAACACAAATAACtatagaatataaaaataaagctaGTGGTGTTTACCATATGGAACCTATACGTGTACATACAGTTTTAATATCTACACAACACTCTGAAAATATCaaatatgaacaattaAAATCTGATTTAATGGAGAATGTGgttaaatatgttattccagaaaaattattagatAAAGAtactttatattatttaaaccCATCAGGAAAGTTTGTCATTGGTGGCCCTGCAGCAGATGCTGGATTAACTGGaaggaaaattatttgcGATACATATGGTGGATGGGGAGCACATGGTGGAGGTGCCTTTTCAGGAAAAGATGCATCAAAAGTTGATCGTTCAGCAGCTTATTATTTACGTTATATTGCTAAATCATTGGTTgctaataaattttgtagAAGAGTTTTAGTCCAAGCTTCTTATTCAATTGGTATTGCCAATCCAGTTTCACTAAATGTCAACTCATATGGTACAGTTAGTACTGGATATACTGATTATGATTTAGAACAAATCATTTTAAGAAATTTTGACCTTAGACCTGGATTTATTATTGATGAGCTAAAATTAAAGGAACCAATTTTTTCCAAAACATCAGCTTATGGCCATTTTGGAAGAGACGATAAGTCATTTACTTGGGAAAAAGTAAAAGACTTAACTcacgaaaaaaatgttctaaaaaattaa
- a CDS encoding para-aminobenzoic acid synthetase, putative → MVKPIVSLFIDNFDSYSYNIIYYLQKVNGIKPIVIFPDEINYDEFIEKYYNKIDNIVISPGYGNPEENKHNDLVINILKNNLNIPILGICYGHQLICHFYGGKIKKVKNMFHGNINIIHICKDENGKCFNLFNNIKNDFKATCYNSLKVSKHINTSILDITCYSIYLNEYILMGVKHKHLPYYSVQYHPESVVSEFSDQFFENFKNITIDYHNKNKTTRYRLLESDLFEKNQIYNIIKPANNIDDIPFDRSLIYSSEKKYEIKIVKVVGIENISNISYDIFQDVFYNKDDICFWLDSNNELLNNKDKKNDHIQNDIFNNLVNSSRFSYMGNARGTLSDVVEYYFVENGDSVIVNLKRGNTYKTASYFSDQAQNNSVNLDDQNSEYEYHEIREPDNCLVKYLNKKLEKYKNNFNIDFSIFDINENIKNNKSENSSTRIGHINMQNNLNNADSFYEKDDFIFNNKDTCLLGYIGLFNYEYKYETIKFLYGKNVEQVKNKDNESLPVSFFILPQHFIALDLIKNNLYLICLELAKGEEEEETTVRSSNCSHEMKNEKAQKNTDKANVSYIDTKYDSIKKENEQWIDETLNKIMRIVNKWSDKIDEKENEFSNQKNNNSDIKNKLIFFSTLKKDKYIENVKKCKDKIKNGYSYELCLTTSFKGNYYIDDNSIDMLDLYKYLRRINKVSYSCFINYNRKVYIKQDKCENGNKKFLNEKLKFNVLCLSPEEFLRKSKDNIIRSKPIKGTIKRGKTKEEDIKLITELKNNKKEISENLMIVDLTTNDFHRLCCTDSVKVTKLFHIESYTFLHQMVSEIIGKNHNSNDFSDAIINIFPGGSMTGSPKLISMSILQEIEQLPRGIYSGSIGFISIEGNFIFNIIIRTAIIRNNIISIGAGGAITIKSDEEAEYDEMLLKFKSIARPICSYFKERYNANVEYNI, encoded by the exons ATGGTAAAACCAATTGTTAGTCTGTTTATTGATAATTTCGACTCGTACTCatacaatattatatactatTTACAAAAAGTGAATGGAATAAAACCGATTGTTATATTTCcagatgaaataaattatgatgaatttatagaaaaatattacaacaAAATTGACAATATAGTAATATCACCAGGTTATGGAAACCCAGAAGAAAATAAGCATAATGATTTagtaattaatatattaaaaaataatttaaatattccaaTATTAGGAATATGTTATGGACATCAATTAATTTGTCATTTTTATGgaggaaaaataaaaaaggttaaaaatatgttccatggtaatataaatattatacatatatgtaaagatgaaaatggaaaatgctttaatttatttaataatataaaaaatgattttaaaGCAACTTGTTACAATTCATTGAAAGTAAGTAAGCATATTAATACATCAATATTGGACATAACTTGttattctatatatttaaatgaatatatattaatgggTGTAAAACATAAACATCTTCCTTATTATTCTGTACAATATCATCCTGAATCTGTAGTAAGTGAATTTAGTGatcaattttttgaaaattttaaaaatattactatAGATTAtcataacaaaaataaaacaactCGTTATAGACTATTAGAAAGtgatttatttgaaaagaACCAAATTTATAACATTATCAAACCGGCTAATAATATCGATGATATACCTTTTGATAGATCTCTTATTTATAGTAGTGAAAAAAagtatgaaataaaaatcgtTAAAGTTGTTggtattgaaaatatttccaatatttcttatgatatatttcaaGATGTCTTTTACAATAAAGATGATATATGTTTTTGGTTAGACAGTAATAATGAACtactaaataataaagataaaaaaaatgatcaCATACAAAATGACATATTTAACAACCTAGTCAATAGTTCAAGGTTTTCCTACATGGGGAATGCTAGGGGAACCCTTAGCGATGTAGTCGAGTATTATTTTGTGGAAAATGGGGACAGTGTTATAGTCAACTTAAAAAGGGGAAACACATATAAAACAGCTAGCTATTTTTCAGATCAAGCACAAAACAATTCCGTCAATTTGGACGACCAAAACAGTGAGTACGAATACCATGAAATTAGAGAGCCTGACAATTGCTtagttaaatatttaaataaaaaactggaaaaatataaaaacaattttaatatagatTTCTCtatatttgatataaatgaaaatatcaaaaataataaatctgAAAATTCTAGCACTCGAATTggtcatataaatatgcaaaataaTCTTAATAATGCAGATagtttttatgaaaaagatgatttcatttttaataataaagacaCATGTTTGTTAGGATATATTggattatttaattatgagtataaatatgaaaccataaaatttttatatggtaaaaatgttgaacaagtaaaaaataaagacaaTGAATCCTTGCCagtatctttttttattttacctCAACATTTTATTGCACtagatttaataaaaaataatttatatttgatatGTTTAGAACTAGCAAAAGGGGAAGAAGAAGAGGAGACAACAGTTAGATCATCAAACTGTTCCCatgaaatgaaaaatgaaaaagcacaaaaaaatacagaCAAAGCAAATGTATCATATATAGatacaaaatatgataGTATCAAAAAAGAGAATGAACAATGGATTGATGAAACgctaaataaaataatgaggATAGTAAATAAATGGTCTGACAAAATTGacgaaaaagaaaatgaattttcaaatcaaaaaaataataatagtgatataaaaaacaaattaatatttttctctactttgaaaaaagataaatatattgaaaatgttaaaaagtgtaaagataaaataaaaaatgggtATTCATATGAACTTTGTTTAACCACATCATTTAAAGGGAATTATTATATCGATGATAATTCTATAGACATGTtagatttatataaatatttaagaaGAATAAATAAGGTATCATATAgttgttttattaattataacaGAAAAGTTTATATTAAACAAGATAAATGTGAAAATGGGAACAAAAagtttttaaatgaaaaactaAAATTTAATGTCCTATGTTTGAGTCCTGAAGAATTTTTGCGAAAAAGTAAAGACAATATTATTAGGAGTAAGCCAATTAAAGGCACAATAAAAAGaggaaaaacaaaagaagaagatataaaattaataacagaattaaaaaataataaaaaagaaatatcaGAAAATCTAATGATTGTAGATTTAACAACTAACGATTTTCATAGATTATGCTGCACCGATTCAGTAAAAGTTactaaattatttcatatcGAATCTTATACTTTTCTTCATCAAATGGTATCAGAAATTATTGGAAAAAATCATAATTCAAATGATTTTTCAGATgctattataaatattttccctGGTGGCTCTATGACTGGTTCTCCTAAATTGATATCAATGTCTATTTTACAGGA aATTGAACAGTTGCCACGAGGCATATATTCGGGATCCATTGGTTTCATCTCTATAGAgggaaattttatttttaacattaTCATAAGAACTGCAATAATACgaaataatatt ATTTCAATTGGAGCTGGAGGAGCTATTACAATTAAGAGTGATGAAGAGGCAGAATATGATGAGATGTTGTTAAAATTTAAGAGTATAGCAAGACCAATTTg CTCATATTTTAAGGAACGATATAATGCCAATGTAGAGTATAACATCTAG
- a CDS encoding phosphoglycerate kinase, putative: MLGNKLTISDISSFKNKKVLVRTDYNVPIENGEVKDSTRIVATLPTIQHLKKEGASKIILMSHCGRPDGLKNSKYTLKPVAGVLSKLLGEEVLFLNDCVGDDIEKEINNAKDQSVILLENLRFHIEEEGKGVDASGNKIKANKDDIEKFQNQLTKLGDIYINDAFGTAHRAHSSMVGVKLDVKASGFLMKKELEYFSKALENPQRPVLAILGGAKVSDKIQLIKNLLDKVDKMIIGGGMAYTFKRVLNDMKIGDSLFDEAGSKIVNEIMEKAKSKNVQICLPIDFKIADKFANDANTKFVTDEEGIPDSWMGLDAGPKSIESYKDVILESKTIIWNGPQGVFEMENFAKGSIQCLELVIQATQKGAITIVGGGDTASLVEQQKKKDQISHVSTGGGASLELLEGKELPGVVALSNK, from the coding sequence ATGTTAGGAAATAAACTCACAATATCCGATATTTCAAGtttcaaaaataagaaGGTTTTAGTCAGAACTGACTATAATGTACCAATTGAAAATGGAGAAGTAAAAGATAGCACAAGAATTGTTGCAACATTACCAACTATTcaacatttaaaaaaagaaggagcttcaaaaattattttaatgtCACATTGTGGTAGACCCGATggattaaaaaattcaaaatatacTTTAAAACCAGTTGCTGGAGTTTTAAGCAAATTATTAGGTGAAgaagtattatttttaaatgattgTGTAGGAGATGatattgaaaaagaaataaataatgctAAAGATCAATCTGTTATTTTGTTGGAAAATTTGAGATTCCATATTGAAGAAGAAGGTAAAGGTGTTGATGCTTcaggaaataaaataaaagcaaATAAAGACGATATTGAAAAGTTTCAAAATCAACTTACAAAATTAGGtgacatatatattaatgatgCATTTGGTACAGCACACCGTGCACATAGTAGTATGGTTGGAGTTAAATTAGATGTTAAAGCATCTGgatttttaatgaaaaaagaattagAATATTTTAGTAAAGCTTTAGAAAACCCACAAAGACCTGTATTAGCTATTTTAGGTGGTGCAAAAGTATCTGATAAAAttcaattaataaaaaatttattagatAAAGTTGATAAAATGATTATAGGAGGTGGTATGGCATATACTTTTAAACGTGttttaaatgatatgaAAATTGGAGACTCATTATTTGATGAAGCTGGAAGTAAAATtgtaaatgaaataatggaaaaagcaaaaagtaaaaatgtTCAAATATGTTTACCAATAGATTTTAAAATTGCTGATAAATTTGCTAATGATGcaaatacaaaatttgTAACAGATGAAGAAGGTATACCTGATAGCTGGATGGGATTAGATGCAGGACCTAAAAGTATTGAGAGTTATAAAGATGTTATTTTAGAATCtaaaacaattatatgGAATGGACCACAAGGTGTTTTTgaaatggaaaattttGCTAAAGGAAGTATACAATGCCTTGAGCTAGTTATTCAAGCTACACAAAAAGGAGCTATCACAATTGTAGGAGGTGGTGATACAGCTTCTTTAGTAGaacaacaaaaaaagaaagatcAAATTAGCCATGTTTCAACAGGTGGTGGTGCATCTCTTGAATTATTAGAAGGAAAAGAATTACCCGGTGTTGTAGCCTTatcaaacaaataa
- a CDS encoding glutamine synthetase, putative, whose amino-acid sequence MKSISFSSPTELFEYINKKENNIEVVACIFTNLLGSFFKCFFYVNDISLNKLEKGFPFDASSIKLCSDAEVSDFYLRADYSTCYTEEFHGKQMLNVLCDIKRYNGLDYYKCPRTILKKTCELIKNENIADNIYIGNELEFFIFDKVNFLSDDYNAYLKIYDRESFSCKNYIPDVYNSNSINKVENCNSNSTSVNEERYSIQSLNNVFINDDTKKIKKKCGYFSTSPYDTSELIKVHICRDLNDLCINVQKYHHEVSTSQHEISLKYFNALKNADNLLIAKQIIKKNVHNFNRTATFMPKPLVNDNGNGLHCNISLWKNNSNIFYSNDPSTFFISKECFYFMNGIIKHTKALQAICNSTINSYKRLMPGFETCQKLFYSFGSRNAVIRLSLINYDSPLEKRIEFRLPDYANSPHLALAAIILAGYDGIRSKEKPLVPLESKKNEFFVSNVFEKYVSNDNNFKTLTNALKDYGEVHDVKENPEFKNFFKCEEPNDIAFSLKESLDALEQDHAFLTYNNIFTEEMIKEYIQFKRDEIAAFDKIVHPSEFIMYYGS is encoded by the exons ATGa AGTCGATCAGTTTTTCGAGCCCAACCGAACTCTTTGAGtacattaataaaaaagagaatAACATTGAAGTTGTAGCATgcatttttacaaatttgCTTGgaagtttttttaaatgctttttttatgtaaatgATATATCTTTGAATAAGTTGGAAAAGGGATTCCCTTTTGATGCTTCATCAATTAAATTATGTTCCGATGCTGAAGTTAgtgatttttatttgagaGCTGATTATTCAACATGTTATACAGAAGAATTTCATGGAAAACAAATGCTAAATGTTTTATGTGAcataaaaagatataatgGATtagattattataaatgcCCTAGaactattttaaaaaaaacttgtgaacttattaaaaatgaaaatattgcagataatatatatataggaaATGAATTAgagttttttatttttgacaAAGTTAACTTTTTATCAGATGATTATAATGCatacttaaaaatatatgatagaGAATCTTTTTcatgtaaaaattatataccaGATGTATATAATAGCAATTCAATTAATAAAGTTGAAAACTGTAATAGTAATAGTACTAGCGTAAATGAAGAACGTTATAGTATTCAAAGTTTAAACAATGTTTTCATTAATGATGATacaaaaaagataaaaaaaaaatgtggaTATTTTTCAACAAGCCCTTATGATACTTCCgaattaataaaagttCATATATGCCGTGatttaaatgatttatGTATTAATGTACAGAAATATCACCATGAAGTCTCAACTAGCCAACATGAaatttctttaaaataCTTTAATGCATTAAAAAACGctgataatttattaatagctaagcaaataattaaaaaaaatgtacataattttaatagaaCAGCTACTTTTATGCCTAAGCCATTAGTAAATGACAATGGAAATGGATTACAttgtaatatttcattatggaaaaataatagcaacattttttacagCAATGACCCatctacattttttatttcaaaggaatgcttttattttatgaatggaattataaaacataCAAAGGCATTACAGGCTATATGTAATTCAACTATTAACTCCTATAAAAGATTAATGCCAGGTTTTGAAACATGTCAAAAACTATTTTACTCCTTTGGATCTAGAAATGCTGTTATAAGATTAtctttaattaattatgaTAGCCCTTTAGAAAAAAGAATTGAATTTAGATTACCAGATTATGCAAACTCACCACATTTGGCTTTAGCTGCTATTATTTTGGCTGGTTATGATGGCATACGGTCAAAAGAAAAACCATTAGTACCTTTAGAATCCAAAAAGaatgaattttttgtttcaaaTGTTTTTGAAAAGTATGTTAGCAATGATAATAACTTTAAAACTCTTACTAATGCATTAAAAGATTATGGTGAAGTACATGATGTTAAAGAGAATCcagaatttaaaaatttcttTAAATGCGAAGAACCAAATGACATTGCCTTTTCACTAAAGGAAAGTTTGGATGCCCTTGAGCAGGACCATGCCTTTTTGACCTacaacaatatatttaccgAG GAAATGATCaaagaatatatacaatttaagAGGGACGAAATTGCAGCTTTTGACAAAATTGTTCATCCTTCTGAATTTATCATGTATTATGGATCTTAa
- a CDS encoding pre-mRNA-splicing factor 18, putative, translated as MDLLDNLIKKKKEEIKEIKGNKRWLKQADLENHKKQEANKIYESEYKKKKTEEYERLKKLNDELDSKHKKASVDIENEEENTGIALSNKQIITLLRQLKEPIRLFGETDLQRYNRLKELKINKNELKGNEQNIFGDVLRGRLKEDAIELIKDNLEDKIEDKTNSKSVEKINSSTNGEANNEKGNIDKEKAIFNWIKNTMKEWNEEIENNNDDNKKIKQATYLQTHKDLKPLEKKLKHKALDHDILDKIYNIVSHCEQKNFKAAHDAYMLLAIGNAAWPMGVTMVGIHERAGRSKIFASEVAHILNDETTRKYIQMIKRLLSFCQRKYCTNPSEAVNLSTVHI; from the exons atggacTTGCTGGATAATcttataaagaaaaaaaaagaagaaataaaag AAATTAAAGGAAATAAGAGATGGCTTAAGCAGGCCGATTTAGAAAATCACAAAAAACAGGAAgctaataaaatttacgagagtgaatataaaaaaaaaaaaacagagGAATACGAAAGATTAAAA aaattaaatgaTGAGTTAGATTCAAAGCATAAAAAAGCTAGTGTtgatatagaaaatgaagaagaaaatacag GAATTGCATTAAGTAATAAGCAGATAATTACTCTCCTTAGACAATTAAAGGAGCCAATCAGATTATTTGGTGAAACAGATTTACAAag ATATAATAGATTAAAAgagttaaaaataaataagaacGAACTAAAAGGAAATGAGCAAAACATTTTTGGAGATGTTTTAAGAGGAAG ATTGAAAGAAGATGCTATAGAATTAATTAAAGATAACTTAGAAGATAAAATAGAAGACAAAACAAATTCTAAAAGcgtggaaaaaataaatagttcAACAAATGGAGAAgcaaataatgaaaaaggaaatattgataaagaaaaggctatatttaattggataaaaaatactatGAAAGAATGGAATGAAGAAATCGAAAACAAcaatgatgataataaaaaaataaaacaagcTACTTATTTACAAACCCACAAAGATTTAAAACCccttgaaaaaaaattaaaacacaAAGC TTTGGATCATGATATATTggacaaaatatataatatagttTCCCATTGTGAGCAAAAGAACTTTAAAGCGGCACATGATGc ttataTGTTGCTAGCCATTGGAAATGCAGCATGGCCTATGGGGGTTACTATGGTTGGAATACATGAAAGAGCAGGTCGATCTAAAATTTTTGCCTCAGAA gTAGCACATATTCTAAACGATGAAACAACAAGGAAATACATTCAAATGATTAAGAg ATTGTTATCCTTTTGTcaaagaaaatattgtaCAAACCCTTCCGAGGCTGTTAATTTATCAACAGTTCATATCTGA